A section of the Malaclemys terrapin pileata isolate rMalTer1 chromosome 15, rMalTer1.hap1, whole genome shotgun sequence genome encodes:
- the CD68 gene encoding macrosialin — translation PAAPPQKWAHLSLEDLLSVRVVGAGRRVHDLGKGTGFVSFSLSVKCRTGQEGGTERGTDPGTDGQFSSLSSMGTLSLLLCLAVCISTLPGDGAQELTTPGSGLEAPCDGDGCPRHKKSATLVPSFTKTTATTTHRTKPPTTTHPTNHTTTHPANHTTTHHTTPHTTSHPANHTTTHHTTPPTTTHPANHTTSHPANHTTSHPANHTTVHTTPHLTTAGPPGPPDVAVGNYSVQNGSDVCLRVQSGLQIWVRYENGSKAQLWGAFAIQPNHTKVSGKCSDESATMELTFAQGFLNFTFVKNKTQNSVYLHEVQASLTIQFPGATQRQFVVQNASLREFEARMGHSYQCQNRSLALGPAFHLDALHERIQAFALPAGGFGEAELCPEEQHSALVPIIIGVVLLVLILIIVIAYLVGRRRARGGYQTL, via the exons ccagccgccccgccccagaagTGGGCGCATCTCAGCCTCGAGGACTTGTTATCTGTGCGTGTTGTTGGAGCTGGGAGGCGGGTGCACGACCTTGGAAAGGGAACTGGTTTCGTTTCCTTCAGTTTATCAGTGAAGTGCAGGACGGGACAGGAGGGAGGCACGGAGCGAGGGACGGACCCAGGGACAGACGGACAATTCAGCAGCCTCTCCAGCATGGGgaccctgtccctgctgctctgcctggcag TCTGCATCTCCACCCTGCCTGGCGACGGGGCCCAGGAACTCACCACGCCCGGCTCCGGACTCGAGGCCCCGTGTGACGGCGACGGCTGCCCCCGCCATAAGAAATCGGCCACCCTTGTGCCGTCTTTCACCAAAACCACCGCCACCACGACCCACCGCACGAAGCCCCCCACCACGACCCACCCAACCAATCACACCACGACCCACCCGGCCAATCACACCACGACCCACCACACGACGCCCCACACCACGTCCCACCCGGCCAATCACACCACGACCCACCACACGACGCCCCCCACCACGACCCACCCGGCCAATCACACCACGTCCCACCCAGCCAATCACACCACGTCCCATCCAGCCAATCACACCACCGTGCACACGACCCCCCACCTCACCACGGCGGGCCCGCCGGGGCCCCCGGATGTGGCGGTTGGGAACTACTCGGTGCAGAATGGGTCAGACGTCTGCCTCCGGGTGCAATCGGGCCTCCAGATCTGGGTCCGATATGAGAACGGCTCCAAAGCGCAG ctCTGGGGAGCTTTTGCCATTCAGCCGAACCACACCAAGGTGTCGGGAAAATGCTCCGACGAGTCAGCCACCATGGAGCTCACCTTCGCTCAGGGCTTCCTGAACTTCACCTTCGTAAAG AATAAAACCCAGAACTCCGTCTACCTGCATGAGGTCCAAGCCAGCCTGACCATCCAGTTCCCTGGGGCCACAC AGAGGCAATTCGTGGTGCAGAACGCCAGCCTGCGGGAGTTCGAAGCCCGGATGGGGCACTCGTACCAGTGCCAGAACCGCAGCTTGGCGCTGGGCCCGGCCTTCCACCTTGACGCCCTGCACGAGCGGATCCAGGCCTTCGCCCTGCCCGCGGGCGGCTTCGGGGAAG CCGAGCTGTGCCCAGAGGAGCAGCACAGCGCGCTAGTGCCCATCATCATCGGGGTGGTTCTGCTGGTCCTGATCCTGATCATCGTCATCGCCTACTTGGTGGGCCGGCGCAGGGCTCGGGGCGGCTACCAGACCCTCTGA
- the EIF4A1 gene encoding eukaryotic initiation factor 4A-I has product MSASLESRSRDNGPEGMDPDGIIESNWNEIVDSFDDMNLSESLLRGIYAYGFEKPSAIQQRAILPCIKGYDVIAQAQSGTGKTATFAISILQQIELDLKATQALVLAPTRELAQQIQKVVMALGDYMGASCHACIGGTNVRAEVQKLQMEAPHIIVGTPGRVFDMLNRRYLSPKFIKMFVLDEADEMLSRGFKDQIYDIFQKLSGNTQVVLLSATMPMDVLEVTKKFMRDPIRILVKKEELTLEGIRQFYINVEREEWKLDTLCDLYETLTITQAVIFINTRRKVDWLTEKMHARDFTVSAMHGDMDQKERDVIMREFRSGSSRVLITTDLLARGIDVQQVSLVINYDLPTNRENYIHRIGRGGRFGRKGVAINMVTEEDKRTLRDIETFYNTSIEEMPLNVADLI; this is encoded by the exons ATCTAGAGACAATGGCCCCGAGGGAATGGACCCCGATGGCATCattgag aGCAACTGGAATGAGATCGTTGACAGCTTTGACGACATGAACCTGTCGGAGTCACTCCTGCGGGGAATCTACGCCTATGGGTTTGAGAAGCCCTCCGCCATCCAGCAGCGAGCCATTCTTCCTTGTATCAAGG GTTACGATGTCATTGCACAAGCTCAGTCTGGTACTGGGAAGACGGCCACCTTCGCCATTTCTATCCTCCAGCAGATCGAGCTGGACCTCAAGGCGACCCAGGCCTTGGTGCTGGCTCCAACCCGAGAGTTGGCCCAGCAG atccAGAAGGTCGTGATGGCCCTCGGGGACTACATGGGGGCCTCGTGCCATGCTTGTATTGGGGGCACCAATGTCCGGGCTGAGGTGCAGAAGCTGCAGATGGAAGCACCCCATATCATTGTGGGGACTCCGGGCCGTGTCTTCGACATGTTGAACAGGAGATACCTGT ctcccaaaTTCATTAAGATGTTCGTGCTGGACGAAGCTGACGAGATGCTGAGCCGGGGCTTCAAGGATCAGATTTACGACATATTCCAGAAGCTGAGCGGGAACACCCAG GTGGTGCTCCTGTCGGCCACGATGCCCATGGATGTCCTGGAGGTGACGAAGAAGTTCATGCGGGACCCGATCCGCATCCTGGTGAAGAAGGAGGAGCTGACCCTGGAGGGCATCCGGCAGTTCTACATCAATGTCGAGAGAGAG GAGTGGAAGCTGGACACGCTCTGTGATCTCTACGAGACCCTGACCATCACCCAAGCCGTGATCTTCATCAACACCCGCCGGAAGGTGGACTGGCTCACGGAAAAGATGCATGCCCGGGACTTCACCGTCTCTGCCATg cacGGAGACATGGACCAAAAGGAGCGTGACGTGATCATGCGTGAATTTcgctctggctccagccgggtCCTCATCACCACTGACCTGCTG gccCGTGGCATTGATGTCCAGCAGGTGTCGCTCGTCATCAACTACGACCTGCCCACCAACCGGGAGAACTACATCCACAG gatcgGCCGAGGGGGGCGCTTTGGCCGGAAAGGGGTGGCCATCAACATGGTGACCGAGGAGGACAAACGCACCCTGCGCGACATCGAGACCTTCTACAACACCTCTATTGAGGAGATGCCCTTGAACGTGGCCGACCTCATCTGA